In Gadus chalcogrammus isolate NIFS_2021 chromosome 1, NIFS_Gcha_1.0, whole genome shotgun sequence, one DNA window encodes the following:
- the LOC130388467 gene encoding ERBB receptor feedback inhibitor 1-like: protein MRTEPHRVPLRPLSSIHNMAGSRPYWGTHDSNASLCLNLNTSMDHNTSQLQQTHPATTFQTEFPPCQTALCSATHRLAQCRNDLLRPPEGDQVVPSFQRLTVLEGHRQRPKPLPPPPDPEELMADEAADSEVEFFTSDQRSLLPKSSGGKAPCFRATSRGSYGGFGQVNYAYQGVPSAATAVPAAGGEGGAGAASQRWSAVGADAGATSWPPAGDLRYGNRGQPLLQRGEGYEQMAPRARRAASSSRNPADAPLPSGLRYSYPGPVYRTEGPGSPTRPPAPQDKPVVPPRAPIPPPKSSALHPRTLRDDTSAAQGRQEEDRPPKVPPRLPLVATYPPRTPSPKSLPIYINGVMPATQSFAPNPKYVRRGPLPRQQRARAPPADQNAPCIVPVMKDGRQASATHYFLLPRPAYQERLQRILGQPERADHGAGAWPTPDMNDPKR from the exons ATGAGAACAGAGCCTCACAGAGTCCCGTTAAGACCCCTCTCTTCCATTCACAACATGGCCGGCAGCAGGCCTTACTGGGGAACCCACGACTCCAACGCCAG CTTGTGCCTCAATCTGAATACTAGTATGGACCACAACACCTCACAGCTACAGCAGACGCACCCAGCCACAACTTTTCAAA CCGAGTTCCCCCCGTGCCAAACAGCACTGTGCTCCGCTACTCATCGCCTGGCGCAGTGCCGCAACGACCTGCTCCGACCACCAGAGGGCGACCAGGTGGTCCCCTCCTTCCAGAGGCTGACGGTGCTGGAGGGACACCGTCAGCGGCCCAagcccctgccccccccgcccgacCCGGAGGAGCTCATGGCGGACGAGGCGGCGGACAGTGAGGTGGAGTTCTTCACCAGCGACCAGCGCAGCCTCCTGCCCAAGAGCTCCGGCGGCAAGGCGCCGTGTTTCCGGgccaccagcagggggagctaCGGCGGCTTCGGCCAGGTGAACTACGCCTACCAGGGCGTCCCGTCGGCGGCGACGGCGGTGCCGGCGGCGGGCGGGGAGGGCGGAGCCGGCGCGGCGTCGCAACGTTGGTCCGCCGTCGGAGCCGACGCCGGGGCCACCAGCTGGCCACCGGCCGGAGATCTACGGTATGGTAACCGCGGGCAACCCCTCctccagaggggggagggctacGAGCAGATGGCGCCCAGAGCACGGAGGGCCGCGTCCTCGTCCAGGAACCCCGCCGACGCCCCGCTCCCCTCCGGCCTGCGGTACTCGTACCCGGGACCGGTCTACCGCACCGAGGGCCCAGGAAGCCCCACACGGCCGCCGGCCCCCCAGGACAAGCCCGTCGTCCCGCCGCGGGCCCCCATCCCCCCGCCCAAGTCCTCAGCCCTCCACCCAAGAACCCTGAGGGACGACACCTCCGCGGCCCAGGGTCGGCAAGAGGAGGACCGGCCGCCCAAGGTGCCTCCAaggctccccctggtggccacGTACCCTCCCCGCACCCCCAGCCCCAAGAGCCTCCCCATCTACATCAACGGGGTGATGCCCGCCACGCAGAGCTTCGCCCCCAACCCCAAGTACGTCCGCAGGGGGCCGTTGCCCCGGCAACAGAGAGCACGGGCGCCCCCTGCTGACCAGAACGCGCCCTGCATCGTGCCCGTCATGAAGGACGGACGCCAGGCCAGCGCCACGCACTACTTCCTGCTGCCGAGACCGGCCTATCAGGAGCGGCTGCAGAGGATCCTCGGCCAACCGGAGAGGGCGGATCATGGCGCGGGGGCGTGGCCCACACCGGACATGAATGATCCGAAGAgataa